The Arachis duranensis cultivar V14167 chromosome 2, aradu.V14167.gnm2.J7QH, whole genome shotgun sequence genome has a window encoding:
- the LOC107472712 gene encoding FRIGIDA-like protein 3, giving the protein MEDPESVATLIDSTTSKIQQLQKAFAELESYRAVTLNLKWKELEEHFHGLEKSLKRRFHELEDQEKEFENKVVKSREMLEKREAAVFAKEQASLEKLQEKRDDALFAIVNAREKHRKVSSKESAIVSSVSQGALGVEEKPVEAASVAGEGNFGDMKWNVELMTYPELVKLCKEMDAGGLHKFISDNRKNLAAVREEILHALQVAPNAARLVLDSLEGFYCTELSNQDVKKDANLLGLRRTCIMLMECLSAFLANSDFASNVISEDIKERAKAVAEDWKPRLEALDMDASNGNSLEAHAFLQLIASFGIASDFDVDELSRLIPMVSRRRQTADLCRSLGLSDKMPGVIEVLANIGRQIDAVNLAFAFDLTGQFLPVPLLKSYLKDSRKVSSPVRSVNSSPAAQIEVNERELVALKAVIKCIEEHKLEEQYPLDPLQKRVLQLERAKADKKRETEATKPQPKRPRANGVGYGPRVTNFPSDKTSYARVADRYPPQYVYDRPYMYPAPTDNHCPPLFGSATYNISPSHGNYFGNGYQYQATYLH; this is encoded by the exons ATGGAAGACCCTGAGTCAGTTGCCACACTGATAGACTCTACAACTTCTAAGATACAACAGCTCCAGAAGGCCTTTGCTGAACTTGAAAGCTATCGAGCTGTCACGCTCAACTTGAAATGGAAAGAGCTTGAGGAGCATTTTCATGGTCTTGAGAAGTCCCTGAAGAGGCGTTTTCATGAATTGGAGGACCAAGAGAAAGAGTTTGAGAACAAAGTGGTGAAATCTCGGGAAATGCTGGAGAAGCGCGAAGCTGCTGTATTTGCCAAGGAGCAAGCTTCTTTGGAGAAActtcaagagaaaagagatgATGCTTTATTCGCTATTGTTAATGCCCGAGAAAAGCACAGGAAGGTTTCATCAAAAGAATCAGCTATTGTCTCTAGTGTGAGTCAGGGGGCACTGGGAGTGGAGGAAAAACCAGTGGAAGCTGCATCTGTTGCGGGGGAAGGGAACTTTGGAGATATGAAATGGAACGTGGAACTTATGACCTATCCAGAGTTGGTTAAACTGTGTAAAGAGATGGATGCTGGAGGTCTTCACAAATTCATCTCGGATAATCGTAAGAACCTTGCTGCTGTAAGGGAGGAAATACTACATGCATTACAAGTTGCCCCTAATGCTGCCCGTTTAGTCCTGGATTCTCTGGAAGGGTTTTACTGTACAGAACTGTCAAATCAGGATGTAAAGAAGGATGCTAACTTGTTGGGTCTTCGTCGAACCTGTATCATGCTGATGGAATGTCTAAGTGCTTTCTTGGCCAACTCAGATTTCGCTTCTAATGTAATTTCAGAAGATATCAAAGAGAGGGCAAAGGCAGTTGCTGAAGACTGGAAGCCTAGATTGGAGGCTCTTGACATGGATGCCAGCAATGGGAATTCCTTGGAGGCTCATGCCTTTTTGCAACTTATTGCCAGCTTTGGTATTGCCTCTGATTTTGATGTTGATGAGTTATCCAGGCTAATTCCAATGGTGTCTCGCCGTCGCCAAACTGCTGATTTATGCCGCAGCCTTGGGTTATCAGACAAGATGCCtg GTGTAATTGAAGTTTTGGCGAATATTGGGCGACAAATTGATGCAGTTAACCTGGCTTTTGCATTTGATCTTACAGGACAGTTTTTGCCAGTTCCTTTACTGAAATCTTACTTAAAAGATTCCAGAAAAGTTTCTTCACCAGTCAGAAGTGTTAACTCTTCTCCTGCTGCACAG ATTGAGGTTAACGAGCGAGAGCTAGTTGCTCTTAAGGCTGTAATCAAGTGCATTGAAGAGCATAAACTTGAAGAGCAGTATCCTCTTGACCCTCTCCAGAAGCGAGTTCTTCAACTAGAGAGGGCCAAAGCGGACAAGAAGAGGGAAACTGAAGCTACAAAGCCTCAACCTAAGAGACCCCGCGCCAATGGCGTGGGATATGGTCCCCGAGTTACTAACTTCCCTTCTGACAAAACCTCCTATGCTAGAGTTGCTGACAGGTACCCACCACAGTATGTTTATGACCGACCTTACATGTATCCTGCACCAACTGACAATCATTGTCCTCCTCTCTTCGGTTCTGCCACGTATAACATCTCTCCTAGCCATGGAAACTACTTTGGAAATGGGTATCAGTATCAAGCTACATATCTCCACTAA
- the LOC107472714 gene encoding probably inactive leucine-rich repeat receptor-like protein kinase At5g48380 gives MVLSIVFGFLVLISSFGTAYGTDTDIFCLKSIKGSLEDPYNYLQSWTFNDKTEGFICKFIGVECWHPDENRVLNLNLSNMGLKGQFPRAIRNCSSLTGLDLSINKLSGTIPADISSLLTYVVTLDLSSNEFSGTIPKSLANCTYLNILKLDSNRLTGQIPGQFASLGRLKTFNVTNNLLSGRVPNFNYTKVRASYGNNRGLCGGPNLRPCQAQPSKSNTAVIAGAAG, from the coding sequence ATGGTTCTTAGTATTGTTTTTGGGTTCTTGGTGCTGATTAGTAGTTTTGGAACCGCATATGGAACTGATACTGATATCTTCTGCTTGAAGAGTATCAAGGGATCCCTTGAAGACCCTTACAATTATTTGCAATCTTGGACTTTCAATGACAAAACCGAAGGGTTTATATGTAAATTCATTGGGGTTGAGTGTTGGCACCCTGATGAGAACAGGGTCTTGAATCTCAATCTCTCAAATATGGGGCTAAAGGGTCAGTTTCCCCGTGCCATTCGGAACTGCTCGAGTTTGACAGGGTTGGATCTTTCAATCAACAAGCTATCTGGAACGATTCCGGCGGATATATCCTCTCTTCTTACTTATGTGGTCACTCTTGATCTGTCATCAAATGAATTCTCCGGCACAATACCCAAAAGCCTTGCGAATTGTACCTATCTTAATATCCTTAAACTTGATTCTAATAGGCTTACTGGTCAAATTCCTGGACAATTCGCCAGCCTCGGACGGCTCAAGACATTCAATGTAACTAACAATCTTTTGTCCGGGCGAGTTCCAAACTTTAATTATACTAAAGTGAGGGCTTCATATGGAAACAATCGGGGCCTATGTGGAGGACCTAACTTGAGACCTTGTCAGGCCCAGCCTTCTAAAAGTAACACTGCGGTCATAGCCGGAGCAGCCGgttaa